A stretch of Saccharothrix texasensis DNA encodes these proteins:
- a CDS encoding MFS transporter, which translates to MTTSLARNRNYTLLWGGQALAEVGFSASMLALPLLVLALTGSPVLSGLVLTVDATAQLLVGLPAGALVDRWDRRRIMLCCEAVQVVALGGLVVAVWADAVTIPHVMAVAAVLGVCRALFEPAEDACLPRLVPESQLATAVAMNSARSSLGQMAGTALGGLLIAVARWLPFLVDLVTHVVAFVALLFLRVPPTAPVEAHPPLLRSIGEGLRWVWSRREIRVTALCAVVLNLFFTAFYVVVIVLVEGRGASFGEIGVMAAMLGVGGVLGALAAPWLHRALGPHRSIASVFWVLTLLVPCALLVESAYLVGVLFALMSFLAPTANTTISTHQLLLTPDELRGRLSGVMGVVVGGAGAAGPLVGGVLTEALSARTAVVVCAAGILSITIFVTVSPTLRGYAKAQEENKA; encoded by the coding sequence GTGACGACGTCGCTGGCACGCAACCGGAACTACACGCTGCTGTGGGGCGGCCAGGCGCTGGCCGAGGTGGGGTTCAGCGCCTCGATGCTGGCCCTGCCGCTGCTCGTGCTGGCGCTGACCGGGTCGCCGGTGCTGTCCGGGCTGGTCCTCACCGTGGACGCCACCGCGCAGCTCCTCGTCGGCCTGCCGGCCGGCGCGCTGGTCGACCGGTGGGACCGCAGGCGGATCATGCTGTGCTGCGAGGCCGTCCAGGTGGTCGCCCTGGGCGGGCTCGTGGTCGCGGTGTGGGCCGACGCGGTCACCATCCCGCACGTCATGGCGGTCGCCGCGGTGCTCGGCGTGTGCCGGGCGTTGTTCGAGCCCGCCGAGGACGCGTGCCTGCCCCGGCTCGTGCCCGAGTCGCAGCTGGCGACGGCCGTGGCGATGAACAGCGCGCGGTCCTCGTTGGGGCAGATGGCGGGGACGGCGCTGGGTGGCCTGCTGATCGCCGTGGCGCGGTGGCTGCCGTTCCTGGTGGACCTGGTCACGCACGTGGTGGCGTTCGTGGCGCTGCTGTTCCTGCGGGTGCCGCCGACCGCGCCGGTCGAGGCGCACCCGCCCCTGCTGCGGTCGATCGGCGAGGGCCTGCGGTGGGTGTGGAGCCGGCGGGAGATCCGGGTGACGGCGCTGTGCGCGGTGGTGCTGAACCTGTTCTTCACCGCGTTCTACGTGGTCGTCATCGTGCTGGTCGAGGGCCGGGGCGCGTCGTTCGGCGAGATCGGCGTGATGGCGGCGATGCTCGGCGTCGGCGGCGTGCTCGGGGCGTTGGCCGCGCCGTGGCTGCACCGCGCGCTCGGCCCGCACCGGTCGATCGCCTCGGTGTTCTGGGTGCTGACCCTGCTGGTGCCGTGCGCGCTGCTGGTCGAGTCGGCCTACCTGGTCGGGGTGCTGTTCGCCCTGATGAGCTTCCTCGCGCCGACCGCCAACACCACCATCAGCACCCACCAGCTGCTGCTCACCCCCGACGAGCTGCGCGGACGGCTCAGCGGGGTGATGGGTGTCGTCGTGGGCGGCGCGGGCGCGGCCGGCCCCCTGGTCGGCGGCGTGCTGACCGAAGCGCTGTCGGCCCGCACCGCCGTCGTGGTGTGCGCGGCGGGCATCTTGTCCATCACGATTTTCGTCACAGTCAGCCCGACGTTGCGCGGGTATGCGAAAGCACAAGAGGAGAACAAGGCATGA
- a CDS encoding MbtH family protein: MRDDITYQVLVNDEGQYSLWPAHHDVPAGWRFEGTKGTKDECSAHVDQVWTDMRPASLRAAMD; the protein is encoded by the coding sequence ATGAGGGACGACATCACGTACCAGGTCCTGGTGAACGACGAGGGCCAGTACTCGTTGTGGCCCGCCCACCACGACGTGCCCGCCGGGTGGCGGTTCGAGGGCACGAAGGGCACCAAGGACGAGTGCTCGGCGCACGTCGACCAGGTGTGGACCGACATGCGGCCCGCGTCGTTGCGCGCGGCGATGGACTGA
- the chrA gene encoding chromate efflux transporter — MSGRVGLGTIVREWGRIGCVGFGGPPAHIALLRDLCVTRRGWLSDREFEDGVAVTNLLPGPASTQLAILCAWRLRGAVGAVVGGVCFIVPGLLVILALAVLFLADDAPAWVTGAAAGAGAAVPAVALHAAWGLIPGSFRGVGAARVARARWGLYLLLGAVAAAVTGPWLVLVLVAAGLVEVAVRAPGRAANWPVVLALPAAGGGLGAVAWVAAKVGALSYGGGFVIIPLMRQDAVHTYGWMTDAQFLNAVALGQITPGPVVQTVAVVGYAAAGLGGGLLAAFVAFAPSFVMVIAGGPRLSRLREDGRAQAFLTGAGAAAIGAIAGSAVPLAWSLHEPWQFVLLGLAALWLLALRRGVVSALVAAGVVGALVPLL; from the coding sequence GTGAGCGGTCGGGTCGGGTTGGGGACCATCGTCCGCGAGTGGGGGCGGATCGGGTGCGTCGGGTTCGGTGGGCCGCCCGCGCACATCGCGTTGTTGCGCGACCTGTGCGTGACGCGGCGGGGGTGGCTGTCGGACCGCGAGTTCGAGGACGGCGTCGCGGTCACGAACCTGTTGCCCGGGCCCGCTTCCACGCAGCTCGCGATCCTGTGCGCGTGGCGGTTGCGCGGTGCGGTCGGGGCGGTGGTCGGCGGGGTGTGCTTCATCGTGCCGGGCCTGCTGGTGATCCTGGCGTTGGCGGTGCTGTTCCTGGCCGACGACGCGCCCGCGTGGGTGACGGGCGCGGCGGCGGGGGCGGGTGCGGCGGTGCCCGCGGTGGCGTTGCACGCGGCGTGGGGGTTGATCCCCGGCAGTTTCCGCGGGGTCGGCGCGGCGCGGGTGGCGCGGGCGCGGTGGGGGTTGTACCTGCTGCTGGGGGCGGTGGCGGCGGCGGTGACCGGGCCGTGGCTGGTGCTCGTGCTCGTCGCCGCCGGGCTGGTGGAGGTCGCGGTGCGCGCGCCCGGTCGGGCGGCGAACTGGCCGGTGGTGCTGGCCCTGCCCGCGGCGGGCGGCGGGTTGGGCGCGGTGGCGTGGGTGGCGGCGAAGGTCGGCGCGCTGTCGTACGGCGGCGGTTTCGTGATCATCCCGTTGATGCGGCAGGACGCCGTTCACACCTACGGGTGGATGACGGACGCGCAGTTCCTCAACGCGGTGGCGCTCGGGCAGATCACGCCGGGACCGGTCGTGCAGACGGTCGCGGTCGTCGGGTACGCCGCCGCCGGGCTCGGCGGCGGGCTGCTGGCCGCGTTCGTGGCGTTCGCGCCGTCGTTCGTGATGGTCATCGCGGGCGGGCCGAGGTTGTCGCGCCTGCGGGAGGACGGCCGGGCGCAGGCGTTCCTCACCGGCGCGGGCGCCGCGGCCATCGGGGCGATCGCGGGCTCCGCGGTGCCGCTGGCCTGGTCGCTGCACGAGCCGTGGCAGTTCGTCCTGCTCGGCCTCGCCGCGCTGTGGCTGCTGGCGCTGCGCCGGGGCGTGGTGAGCGCGCTGGTCGCCGCGGGCGTCGTCGGCGCCCTGGTCCCGCTGCTCTGA
- a CDS encoding class I SAM-dependent DNA methyltransferase, which produces MSADDWLTDTRASYDAVADSYLDFTREALAESPLLRGVLALFAEAARDVGGPVADIGCGPGLITSHLHGLGLDAFGVDLSPRMVELAGRQHPDLRFHIGSMTDLALADDSVGGVLAFYSIIHVPDHEVPAVLAHFRRVLRPGGVVMLGFHVGDRVRLKTEGYGGHPMSLHVHRRPVERVAGWLRDAGFTIEAQVLLGPDDEVPGGMLIARTGS; this is translated from the coding sequence GTGAGCGCAGACGACTGGCTGACCGACACCAGGGCTTCCTACGACGCGGTGGCCGACAGCTACCTCGACTTCACGCGCGAGGCGCTGGCCGAGTCCCCGCTCCTGCGCGGCGTCCTGGCCCTGTTCGCCGAGGCCGCCCGCGACGTCGGCGGCCCCGTCGCCGACATCGGCTGCGGACCGGGCCTCATCACGTCCCACCTCCACGGGCTGGGCCTGGACGCGTTCGGCGTCGACCTCTCACCCCGGATGGTCGAACTCGCCGGCCGGCAGCACCCCGACCTGCGGTTCCACATCGGCTCCATGACCGACCTCGCCCTGGCCGACGACTCGGTCGGCGGGGTGCTGGCGTTCTACTCGATCATCCACGTCCCGGACCACGAGGTGCCGGCCGTCCTCGCCCACTTCCGGCGCGTGCTCCGGCCGGGCGGCGTCGTCATGCTGGGCTTCCACGTGGGCGACCGCGTCCGCCTCAAGACCGAGGGCTACGGCGGCCACCCGATGTCGCTGCACGTCCACCGGCGTCCGGTCGAGCGGGTGGCCGGCTGGCTGCGGGACGCGGGCTTCACCATCGAGGCGCAGGTCCTCCTGGGCCCGGACGACGAGGTGCCCGGCGGAATGCTCATCGCCCGGACCGGGTCTTGA